The following coding sequences lie in one Heyndrickxia oleronia genomic window:
- a CDS encoding aspartate kinase, with amino-acid sequence MKVVKFGGSSLATGEQVKKVFDIVMSDPMRKIVVVSAPGKRYPEDEKITDLLISCGKYYLKNRTLDHAFKKIVERYTIIANDLNLSRELIDQIKEEFVRVLNQDFSNPIIYLEAVKASGEDVNAKLVAAYFQQCGVEASYMNPRDAGLLVSNEPGNAQVLPESYNNLANLRNHPGIIIFPGFFGFNKNGEALTFSRSGSDITGSVLANGVKSTIYENFTDVDAVYSVNPMIIEHPKEIREITYREMRELSYAGFCVLHDEALIPAYRAGIPVHIKNTNNPSAPGTKIVFERVQKNGPVVGIASDNGFCSIYVSKYLMNREVGFGRRLLHILEKFNLSYEHSPSGIDDISIILRESQLNKEMEKEIINYIKYDLDADEVKMEHGLALIMIVGEGMRRFVGTAARASKALAENNINIEMINQGSSEVSMMFGVKEMDEVKAVQALYQEFFAKVLI; translated from the coding sequence ATGAAGGTTGTTAAGTTTGGAGGATCATCTTTAGCGACAGGTGAACAAGTAAAGAAGGTTTTTGATATTGTCATGTCAGATCCAATGAGAAAAATAGTTGTTGTTTCTGCCCCGGGAAAAAGGTATCCAGAGGATGAAAAAATTACGGATTTGTTAATCTCTTGTGGAAAGTACTATTTAAAAAATAGAACATTAGATCATGCTTTCAAAAAAATAGTTGAGAGATATACAATCATTGCAAATGACTTGAATCTCTCAAGAGAATTAATCGACCAAATTAAGGAAGAGTTTGTTCGCGTGTTAAATCAGGATTTTAGTAATCCTATCATATATTTGGAAGCTGTAAAGGCTAGTGGAGAAGATGTTAATGCGAAGCTTGTGGCTGCCTATTTCCAACAATGTGGTGTTGAAGCTTCATATATGAATCCCAGGGATGCAGGGCTTTTGGTTAGCAATGAACCAGGGAATGCACAGGTTTTACCTGAGAGCTATAATAATCTAGCTAACTTAAGAAATCATCCAGGTATTATAATTTTTCCAGGATTTTTTGGGTTTAACAAAAATGGAGAGGCACTAACTTTTTCAAGAAGTGGTTCCGATATAACAGGATCTGTATTAGCAAATGGGGTTAAATCAACTATTTATGAGAACTTTACTGATGTTGATGCTGTGTATTCAGTCAACCCAATGATTATAGAACACCCAAAAGAAATTCGGGAGATTACTTATCGAGAAATGCGGGAACTATCCTATGCTGGATTTTGTGTTCTTCATGATGAAGCGTTAATTCCTGCATATCGGGCAGGAATCCCCGTACATATTAAAAATACGAATAATCCATCTGCACCAGGTACAAAAATTGTTTTCGAAAGGGTACAAAAAAATGGACCTGTTGTAGGAATTGCAAGTGATAATGGATTTTGTAGTATATATGTAAGTAAATATTTAATGAATAGGGAAGTTGGATTTGGAAGAAGGCTTCTTCATATTTTAGAAAAATTTAACCTTTCCTACGAGCATTCTCCTTCTGGAATCGATGATATTTCAATTATTTTACGAGAAAGCCAATTAAATAAGGAAATGGAAAAGGAGATAATCAATTATATAAAATATGATTTGGATGCTGATGAAGTTAAGATGGAGCATGGCCTTGCATTAATTATGATTGTGGGTGAAGGCATGCGAAGGTTTGTAGGAACAGCAGCAAGAGCATCTAAAGCTTTAGCAGAAAACAATATTAATATTGAAATGATTAATCAAGGATCATCGGAAGTTAGTATGATGTTTGGTGTAAAGGAAATGGACGAAGTAAAAGCAGTTCAAGCATTATATCAGGAATTCTTTGCGAAAGTTCTTATTTAA
- a CDS encoding sensor histidine kinase, giving the protein MKELNQLSNLKWYKIIVLFIICMMASGIIISPAPIFSIKKMIQLLFTVTISIVFFIYPKKETFMFKGILIYLIAGYFYSLFLLYPETTLNFVFITVLPCIAIVFFHKKIYYSIGTVNLIGGYGIFAYIYFIDQGERFPYFLEDYWGNIINFTACQFIFFFVFFITNSRTEKLKLYYEQIQRTERLKNTGQLAAAVAHEIRNPITVVKGFLQLYEEDQLIPMKSKQHFQLMLDELDLAEKVISDFLSLAKPNTEKTPVSNVNDTVHSVVELLSSYASANNIIFSLSIHDNINVHCSKVEMKQLLVNFIKNAIEATDKKDGIIKISTELHESKLHLLIEDNGIGMDNEEMEKIGTPFYSLKSNGTGLGLMICYNIIENYNGSIKFSSEKGKGTKVTIQFQIAR; this is encoded by the coding sequence ATGAAAGAGTTAAATCAACTATCTAATCTTAAATGGTATAAGATCATTGTATTATTTATTATTTGTATGATGGCTTCAGGTATAATCATTTCACCAGCACCGATCTTTAGCATCAAGAAAATGATCCAGCTTTTATTTACAGTGACGATTTCAATTGTCTTTTTTATCTATCCAAAAAAAGAGACATTTATGTTTAAGGGAATATTAATTTATTTAATCGCTGGATATTTTTATAGTTTATTTTTGCTTTATCCTGAAACAACGTTAAATTTTGTATTTATTACAGTATTGCCATGCATTGCTATTGTCTTTTTTCATAAAAAAATTTATTACTCGATTGGAACTGTAAATCTTATCGGCGGGTATGGAATATTTGCTTATATATATTTTATTGATCAAGGGGAAAGATTTCCTTACTTTTTAGAAGATTATTGGGGGAACATTATCAACTTTACTGCATGTCAATTTATTTTCTTTTTTGTCTTTTTTATCACTAACAGTAGAACTGAAAAATTAAAGCTTTATTATGAGCAAATTCAAAGAACAGAAAGATTAAAAAATACAGGACAATTAGCAGCAGCTGTTGCCCATGAAATTCGCAACCCAATCACTGTGGTTAAAGGATTTTTACAGTTATATGAAGAAGATCAATTAATACCAATGAAATCAAAACAGCATTTTCAATTAATGTTGGATGAGCTAGACTTAGCCGAAAAAGTAATTTCGGATTTTCTATCACTTGCAAAGCCAAATACTGAGAAAACCCCTGTTTCCAATGTAAATGATACAGTACATAGTGTAGTTGAGTTGTTGTCGTCTTACGCTTCAGCGAATAATATTATTTTTTCATTATCTATTCATGACAACATAAATGTTCATTGCAGTAAAGTAGAAATGAAGCAATTACTTGTAAATTTCATTAAAAACGCAATAGAAGCAACGGATAAGAAAGATGGAATCATTAAAATTTCTACTGAACTTCATGAATCTAAACTACATTTACTCATCGAGGATAATGGGATTGGAATGGATAATGAAGAAATGGAAAAAATAGGAACTCCTTTTTATTCTTTAAAAAGCAATGGGACTGGATTGGGACTAATGATTTGTTATAACATTATAGAGAATTATAACGGTTCCATTAAATTTAGTAGTGAGAAGGGAAAGGGAACAAAAGTAACTATCCAATTTCAAATTGCTAGGTAA
- a CDS encoding putative amidoligase domain-containing protein: MISFGEQFFLANDKESILQTLNINHVPSVELVDPKYDEYPLIGRKYGQHNGKDIFIINSYIEGEMEKFDYFTKLYSIEKEYCLEIKGQKIMKVSEAIGNRMIFNEIPIRTSAYGWIWGNVEIDDIPFECLEIAVRALYVVGMTCGTVKIGKLANQKMIVLDIHPSEDQYFERIQENDSFTIGADIEFMLSCDGDLIPASHFYPLEGAIGCDERQMEKDSGQYVLGEIRPNFSQSPRELFTNIEKLIEEAARKIPYENIEIRAGSMPFTGYQCGGHIHFGMPISLSLLRALDQYLAIPIAIVECPEKAKLRRKTKHGGLGRYRVKSYGFEYLSLSSWITDPKLTKSVLFLAKLVAEHHHELICDYLYHPVIQQAYYNGNRFLLRKIWGDLKERLMRTTSFTQYQNELDALFSVIEEGNIFEESIDIRRNWGIGIPKEIYDPGCNIQIPKGTRMKFNLQVGDKAFVSAGKKISAATIQPYPFSFRDSNRVYLSKKLRERLIVPNDWHPRISMDNGAIILGPIIGILAARPFDRQTTYFHHLMRIAYERKMLVYVFEPQDIIWDRQLIRGTALTGEGIFPFPSVIYDRYFIGNETNIDINDIRMKLQSSYHIPFVNSQKLFTVTGNKWDTHQLLMKEHDEYLPDTCLLEKQSEITDMLNQYGEIYLKPIGGSMSMGVIRVIRRPTGIFWFDFSQNITQQLSSTEELNEMAMQLMKKSSYLIQEGIRRKQVDGKNLEIRVYMQKNGQQKWLRTGMVSRMTTEEVLTEETERNVRLSKILSKIYPNPLEKSKITQQLAEVSKRVVTTLEKEVGSFGELAVDLCIDQYDSVKLLEINAKPDNLFSQIKAYKLRNIAGLRLINYAASLAGYDRD, encoded by the coding sequence ATGATTTCTTTTGGGGAACAGTTCTTTTTAGCCAATGATAAAGAATCTATTTTACAGACTTTAAATATAAATCATGTTCCATCGGTCGAACTAGTGGATCCAAAATATGATGAATACCCATTGATTGGACGAAAATACGGTCAACATAATGGAAAAGATATTTTCATTATTAATTCTTATATTGAAGGTGAAATGGAGAAGTTTGATTATTTTACAAAACTATATTCAATCGAAAAAGAATATTGTTTGGAAATAAAAGGACAAAAGATAATGAAGGTAAGTGAAGCTATTGGCAATAGGATGATTTTTAATGAAATACCGATAAGAACCTCCGCTTATGGTTGGATTTGGGGAAATGTGGAAATAGATGATATCCCATTTGAATGTTTGGAAATTGCAGTCAGAGCTCTTTATGTAGTAGGGATGACATGTGGAACAGTGAAAATTGGTAAATTAGCAAATCAAAAAATGATTGTTTTGGATATTCATCCGTCAGAAGATCAATATTTTGAACGAATACAGGAGAATGATTCTTTCACTATAGGAGCAGATATTGAATTCATGCTTAGTTGTGATGGAGATTTAATTCCAGCATCACATTTTTATCCTTTAGAAGGTGCTATTGGTTGTGATGAACGGCAAATGGAAAAAGATAGTGGACAATATGTTCTGGGCGAAATACGACCAAATTTTTCCCAATCACCTAGGGAGTTATTTACCAATATAGAAAAGTTAATTGAGGAGGCAGCGAGGAAAATTCCATATGAGAATATTGAGATCCGAGCTGGAAGTATGCCTTTTACCGGTTATCAATGTGGAGGGCATATTCATTTTGGTATGCCTATTTCTTTATCTTTATTACGAGCACTTGACCAATATTTAGCCATTCCAATAGCAATTGTTGAATGTCCCGAAAAGGCAAAGCTTAGACGGAAAACAAAGCATGGAGGTCTTGGAAGATATCGAGTCAAATCATATGGATTTGAATACTTATCTTTAAGTTCTTGGATAACTGATCCAAAATTAACAAAGTCAGTATTATTTTTAGCTAAATTGGTTGCTGAACATCATCATGAGTTAATTTGTGATTATTTATATCATCCAGTTATACAGCAGGCGTATTATAATGGGAATCGGTTTTTGCTGAGGAAAATATGGGGTGACCTCAAAGAAAGATTAATGAGGACTACAAGCTTTACCCAATATCAAAATGAACTAGATGCTTTATTTAGTGTTATAGAAGAGGGAAACATATTTGAGGAGTCTATCGATATTCGTAGAAATTGGGGAATCGGGATTCCTAAGGAAATATACGACCCAGGCTGCAATATACAAATACCAAAAGGGACACGAATGAAATTTAATCTACAGGTTGGAGACAAGGCATTTGTATCTGCTGGAAAAAAGATATCAGCAGCTACGATTCAACCATATCCATTCTCCTTTCGGGATTCAAATAGAGTCTATCTGTCAAAAAAACTAAGGGAAAGACTAATTGTCCCCAATGACTGGCATCCTAGAATATCAATGGATAATGGAGCGATTATTCTTGGTCCAATTATAGGAATTCTTGCCGCTCGTCCTTTTGATAGGCAGACAACGTATTTTCACCATTTAATGCGAATTGCTTATGAAAGGAAAATGCTCGTATATGTTTTCGAACCACAAGATATTATATGGGATCGACAGTTAATAAGGGGCACAGCTTTAACAGGAGAAGGAATTTTCCCTTTTCCATCTGTTATTTATGATCGTTATTTTATAGGAAATGAAACTAATATTGATATTAATGATATTAGAATGAAGCTTCAATCCAGTTATCATATCCCTTTTGTTAATTCTCAAAAATTATTTACAGTGACAGGGAATAAATGGGATACTCATCAGCTACTAATGAAGGAACATGATGAATATTTACCAGATACTTGCTTGTTAGAGAAGCAATCGGAAATTACAGACATGTTAAATCAGTATGGTGAAATATATCTAAAACCAATCGGTGGCTCAATGAGTATGGGGGTTATCCGAGTAATCCGCCGTCCAACAGGAATCTTTTGGTTTGATTTTAGTCAAAATATAACCCAACAACTATCTAGTACAGAAGAGTTAAACGAAATGGCCATGCAGCTAATGAAAAAGTCATCCTATCTAATTCAAGAAGGGATAAGAAGAAAACAAGTCGATGGAAAAAATTTAGAGATCCGCGTGTATATGCAAAAAAATGGACAACAAAAATGGTTAAGAACAGGTATGGTTTCTCGAATGACAACCGAAGAGGTACTTACCGAAGAAACAGAAAGAAATGTACGATTAAGTAAAATTCTTTCGAAGATTTACCCAAATCCTCTTGAAAAAAGTAAAATTACCCAACAATTAGCGGAAGTGTCTAAAAGGGTTGTAACAACTCTGGAAAAAGAGGTTGGTAGTTTCGGAGAATTAGCAGTTGATTTGTGCATTGATCAATATGACTCAGTGAAGCTTCTTGAAATTAATGCAAAACCAGATAATTTGTTTTCACAGATCAAAGCTTATAAATTACGTAATATTGCTGGTCTCCGTTTAATCAATTATGCTGCTTCATTAGCTGGTTATGATCGTGATTAG